A window from Tenacibaculum singaporense encodes these proteins:
- a CDS encoding cation:proton antiporter codes for MLELAGIIILGILAQWVAWRFKIPAILPLILIGLLVGPIAAEFFNDDGSKWIEPIWDGEKGLFPGDGLYYFVSLSISIILFEGGLTLRRGEIKNIGPVITKLITLGSAVTFFGGAIIAHYVFGLGWELSFLFSGLIIVTGPTVITPILRNIPLKKDVSAVLKWEGILIDPIGALVAVLVFEFISVGGGAGFTGTALLEFLKIILFGTTFGFTFAHALIFVINKKWVPHYLLNVVSLSTVLLVFVESELFAHESGLLAVVVMGMVLGNSKLKNLKEILYFKESLSVLLISILFILLSANIDYKELTLLYEWKTLLLFALIVFVIRPLAVFLSTSKSNLKTNEKLFISWVGPRGIVAAGIASLFGSKLLKQGIEGAEYITPLVFMVVLGTVLLNATTARLFSKLVGVFLERSNAIMIVGASDLARMIAKYLKENKRRVVLIDSNIENVEKAKEEGLESIEVNIYDDELTDNIELNDVGYLIAMTGSDSINKFVISNFSSIFGEQGAYRLATSQEVITKDYEDEDHLFTIEDDYINLMEAVREFPEIHETVVNSIDDYKKKIEEINRDQKSIPIFVKSQKNEILLISEFEKNVKKIEDWKLVYVGKNLNI; via the coding sequence ATGTTAGAACTAGCAGGGATAATTATACTTGGAATTTTAGCACAATGGGTAGCTTGGAGGTTTAAAATTCCAGCAATTTTACCTTTAATCTTAATAGGATTACTTGTAGGACCTATTGCAGCAGAATTTTTTAATGATGATGGAAGTAAATGGATAGAACCTATTTGGGATGGTGAAAAAGGACTATTTCCTGGAGATGGACTGTACTATTTTGTGTCATTATCTATTAGTATTATTCTTTTTGAAGGAGGTTTAACCTTACGACGCGGAGAAATAAAAAATATAGGTCCTGTTATTACCAAATTAATAACTTTAGGATCAGCAGTTACCTTTTTTGGAGGAGCTATAATTGCTCATTATGTGTTTGGATTAGGATGGGAGTTATCATTCTTGTTTTCTGGATTAATAATCGTTACAGGACCTACAGTAATAACACCAATTCTTAGAAATATACCGCTTAAAAAAGATGTCTCAGCAGTTTTAAAATGGGAGGGAATATTAATAGATCCTATTGGAGCATTAGTAGCCGTACTTGTTTTTGAATTTATAAGTGTAGGTGGAGGTGCTGGGTTTACAGGAACCGCTTTGTTAGAATTCTTAAAAATTATCCTTTTTGGAACCACTTTCGGGTTCACTTTCGCGCATGCTTTAATATTTGTAATCAATAAAAAATGGGTGCCACATTACTTATTAAATGTAGTTTCTTTATCTACTGTTTTATTAGTGTTTGTAGAATCTGAATTATTTGCTCATGAATCAGGATTATTAGCTGTTGTGGTTATGGGAATGGTACTAGGAAATAGTAAACTGAAGAACTTAAAAGAAATTCTATATTTTAAAGAGTCATTAAGTGTTTTATTAATCTCTATTCTATTTATTTTATTATCAGCAAATATTGATTATAAAGAATTAACGCTATTATATGAGTGGAAAACATTGCTTTTATTTGCTTTAATTGTGTTTGTGATACGTCCATTAGCAGTATTCTTAAGTACCTCAAAATCTAATTTAAAAACTAACGAAAAACTATTTATTAGTTGGGTAGGACCAAGAGGTATTGTAGCAGCAGGTATTGCTTCGTTATTTGGAAGTAAACTGCTAAAGCAAGGAATTGAAGGAGCAGAATATATTACTCCTTTAGTATTTATGGTAGTGTTAGGAACTGTTTTGTTAAATGCAACCACAGCAAGATTGTTTTCTAAGCTGGTAGGAGTGTTTTTAGAGCGTTCTAATGCAATTATGATCGTTGGAGCTTCTGACTTAGCAAGAATGATTGCGAAGTACTTAAAAGAGAACAAAAGGAGGGTAGTATTAATAGATTCTAATATTGAAAATGTAGAAAAAGCCAAAGAAGAAGGGTTAGAATCAATTGAAGTAAATATTTATGATGATGAGTTAACTGATAATATTGAATTAAATGATGTAGGGTACTTAATTGCAATGACAGGAAGTGATTCAATAAACAAGTTTGTAATCTCTAATTTCTCCTCAATTTTTGGAGAGCAAGGAGCTTATCGTTTAGCAACTTCACAAGAAGTTATTACGAAGGATTATGAAGATGAAGATCACTTGTTTACAATAGAAGACGATTATATTAACTTGATGGAAGCTGTAAGAGAGTTCCCTGAAATTCACGAGACAGTAGTCAATTCCATTGATGATTATAAGAAAAAGATTGAAGAAATTAATAGAGATCAAAAATCGATTCCAATTTTTGTTAAGAGCCAAAAGAATGAAATTCTATTAATTTCAGAATTTGAGAAAAACGTCAAGAAAATAGAAGATTGGAAGTTAGTTTATGTAGGGAAGAATTTAAACATCTAA